A single region of the Candidatus Baltobacteraceae bacterium genome encodes:
- a CDS encoding pitrilysin family protein, with the protein MYKKTTLPNGVRVVTEAMPAFRSASIGIWADVGSAAERPEQRGISHLVEHMLFKGTQTRTSRQIAEEMDGVGGNLNAFTDKESTCYYAKVIDHHVPLAIDVLTDMFLHSQFDPQELAKEQKVVLEEIKMYDDSPDEMIHDLFTQTMWRGSDLGAPTIGFADTVMRVTPGDLREHMRKHYAPNSVVVAAAGNVDHDAIVELMRAKFAAFEGSCALPVPDAPKATPAGLFKFKESEQAYVVMGARGLSVRDERRYGLSVLDTILGGGMSSRLFQEIREKRGLVYTVYSFQAAYRATGLFGVYAGTSAESVRECVNVIGEQFALLREHLVADGELKLAKEHIKGNLTLALESTSSRMIRLGRSEFSLGRQVTTEEIEAKIDAVTADDIRALAQEVLAEEQLGLCVLGPVDESAVDWNRSAA; encoded by the coding sequence ATGTACAAGAAGACGACGCTTCCGAACGGCGTGCGCGTGGTGACGGAGGCCATGCCGGCATTTCGCTCGGCCTCGATTGGGATTTGGGCGGATGTCGGGTCGGCGGCGGAACGCCCCGAGCAGCGCGGCATCTCGCATTTGGTCGAACACATGCTCTTCAAAGGCACGCAGACGCGAACGTCGCGGCAGATCGCCGAAGAGATGGACGGCGTGGGCGGCAACCTCAATGCTTTCACCGATAAAGAGTCGACCTGCTACTACGCCAAGGTCATCGATCATCACGTACCGCTGGCCATCGACGTGCTCACCGATATGTTTCTGCATTCGCAGTTCGATCCGCAGGAGCTGGCCAAGGAGCAGAAGGTCGTCCTCGAAGAGATCAAGATGTACGACGACTCGCCCGACGAGATGATTCACGACCTCTTCACGCAGACCATGTGGCGCGGAAGCGATCTCGGCGCGCCGACGATCGGCTTCGCCGATACGGTCATGCGCGTGACGCCGGGCGATCTGCGCGAACACATGCGCAAGCATTACGCACCGAATTCGGTCGTGGTCGCGGCGGCCGGAAACGTGGATCACGACGCGATCGTCGAACTCATGCGTGCGAAATTCGCCGCCTTCGAGGGATCCTGCGCGCTTCCCGTTCCCGACGCCCCCAAGGCGACGCCGGCGGGGCTCTTCAAATTCAAGGAAAGCGAACAAGCCTACGTCGTTATGGGCGCGCGCGGTCTCTCGGTTCGCGACGAACGCCGGTATGGTTTAAGCGTTCTCGACACGATCTTGGGCGGCGGAATGAGCAGCCGTCTCTTCCAAGAGATTCGCGAAAAGCGCGGCCTCGTGTACACCGTGTACTCGTTCCAAGCGGCGTATCGAGCGACCGGACTCTTCGGCGTCTATGCGGGCACGTCGGCGGAGAGCGTGCGCGAATGCGTAAACGTGATCGGCGAGCAGTTCGCCCTGCTGCGCGAACATCTCGTCGCCGACGGCGAACTGAAACTCGCGAAGGAACACATCAAAGGCAACTTGACGCTCGCGCTCGAGAGCACGTCGAGCCGGATGATTCGTTTGGGCCGTAGCGAGTTCTCGCTCGGGCGCCAAGTGACGACCGAGGAGATCGAGGCGAAGATCGACGCCGTAACCGCGGACGACATCCGAGCGCTCGCGCAAGAGGTGCTCGCCGAAGAGCAGCTCGGCCTCTGCGTGCTCGGGCCGGTCGACGAGTCGGCCGTCGATTGGAATAGAAGCGCTGCATAA
- the proS gene encoding proline--tRNA ligase, which produces MSEALLVKEIPRKADDLSAWYTAVCIKAELVSYSPVRGCVVLRPYGFGMWENLQKHLDERFKATGHENAYFPLLIPEHLLAKEAEHVEGFAPEVAWVTHGGQEKLTERLAIRPTSEVIIGTMYAQWIQSHRDLPVLINQWANVVRWEKATRPFLRTMEFLWQEGHTAHATAQEAREETLRMLDVYKEFAENVAAVPTYAGAKSASERFPGAIETYSIEALMPDGKALQSATSHDLGQNFSKAYDITFADVDQQTKHVHTTSWGMSWRMLGALIMVHGDDRGLRLPPKIAPLEAVFVPIVKGGNDAAVQKAHELAKQLRTQGRRVRVDDRDYSPGWKYSEWEMRGVPLRIEIGPRDLESGSVMVVRRDKTKGEDGAKTVVPFERLGETVGELLDAVHASLYEQAQHFLNGHTYKVDDRETFYTLCKDRAGMIDIPWCERAECEAHVKAETGATTRNTRPLKSANASCVACGEPARVQAYFAQSY; this is translated from the coding sequence ATGTCCGAAGCACTGTTGGTCAAAGAGATCCCGCGCAAGGCGGACGATCTCTCCGCATGGTACACCGCCGTCTGCATCAAGGCCGAGTTGGTTTCGTACTCGCCGGTTCGCGGGTGCGTCGTTCTGCGGCCGTACGGATTCGGGATGTGGGAGAACCTTCAGAAGCATCTGGACGAACGATTTAAAGCAACGGGGCACGAGAACGCCTACTTTCCGCTGCTGATCCCGGAGCATCTGCTCGCCAAAGAGGCGGAGCACGTCGAAGGCTTCGCTCCCGAAGTCGCCTGGGTCACCCATGGCGGTCAAGAGAAACTTACCGAACGGCTGGCGATTCGCCCGACATCCGAAGTGATCATCGGTACGATGTACGCACAGTGGATTCAGTCGCACCGCGACTTGCCGGTGCTCATCAATCAGTGGGCCAACGTCGTGCGCTGGGAGAAGGCGACGCGTCCGTTCCTGCGCACGATGGAGTTCCTATGGCAAGAAGGCCACACCGCGCACGCCACCGCGCAAGAAGCCCGCGAAGAGACGCTGCGCATGCTCGACGTCTACAAAGAGTTTGCGGAGAACGTGGCGGCCGTGCCGACGTACGCCGGCGCGAAGAGCGCGAGCGAGCGCTTCCCGGGCGCGATCGAGACCTATTCGATCGAAGCGCTGATGCCCGACGGTAAGGCGCTGCAGTCGGCGACCTCGCACGATCTCGGACAAAATTTCAGCAAGGCCTACGACATCACGTTCGCGGACGTCGACCAGCAGACCAAACACGTGCACACCACCTCATGGGGGATGTCGTGGCGCATGCTCGGCGCGCTGATCATGGTGCACGGCGACGACCGCGGCCTGCGGCTGCCGCCAAAGATCGCGCCGCTCGAAGCGGTCTTCGTACCGATCGTGAAGGGCGGCAACGATGCGGCCGTGCAGAAGGCGCACGAGCTTGCGAAACAATTGCGCACGCAGGGCCGGCGCGTACGCGTGGACGATCGCGACTATTCCCCGGGGTGGAAATACAGCGAATGGGAGATGCGCGGCGTACCCTTGCGCATCGAAATCGGTCCGCGCGATTTAGAGTCGGGCAGCGTCATGGTCGTGCGCCGCGACAAAACCAAGGGAGAGGACGGAGCGAAGACTGTGGTTCCCTTCGAGCGGCTCGGCGAGACCGTCGGCGAACTGCTCGATGCGGTGCACGCCTCGCTCTACGAACAAGCGCAGCATTTCCTCAACGGTCACACCTATAAGGTGGACGATCGCGAAACGTTCTACACGCTCTGCAAGGACCGCGCGGGCATGATCGACATCCCGTGGTGCGAACGCGCCGAATGCGAGGCGCACGTCAAGGCCGAAACCGGCGCGACCACCCGCAACACCCGCCCGCTCAAAAGCGCAAACGCATCCTGCGTTGCCTGCGGCGAACCGGCCCGAGTACAAGCCTACTTTGCCCAATCATACTAA